A segment of the Candidatus Binatia bacterium genome:
CTCCGGGTCGGTCAAGGGCGGGAAGAGGTGCATCAGGTCGGCCGCGCGCGCGACGTCGATGTACTCGCCCTCGTCGCGCTTCGTGTATCCAACCACGACGATGGCAGCGTCGGCGTCGCTGGCAAGCGCGCGGGCACACGCGAGGTCCACGCCGTCGTCGTACGCGACATCCGTCCCCGGCAGGGCGGCGCGAAGGCCGTCGAGCGGCGTCACCACGCCGGGCGGATGAACGTCGCTCGACCCACCGTCCCCGAGGTTCGGCTCCGCGGCCAGACGTCCGATGACAGCCACCCGACGGAGGCACGCCCCATTCAACGGCAGCACGGCTCCCGCGTTCCGCAGTAACACGATGCTCTTCTGCGCCGCCTCGCGAGACAGCGCACGGTGCGCGGCGCAGGCCACCACGCCACGGTCGCCGGGGCCCTCGAACACGTGCGCGAACCGCAACAGCGTGGCGACGATCCGTTCCACGGCCGCGTCGACCAGCGCAACGTCGAGCCTGCCCTCCGCCAGTGCCGCCGGGAGGTGCTGTTCGCGCTGCTGTACGTACGGCATCTCGATGTCCAACCCGGCCTCCACCGACCGCACTGCATCGCGCAGGCCGAACTGGAAGTCGGACACCACAAAACCCGCGAAGCCCCACTCCTCGCGCAAGATCTCCGTGAGCAACCCCCGGTTCTGCCCGCACCACTCTCCGTTGACGGAGTTGTAGGCGCTCATCACACTCGCCACCCCCGCTTCGACGAGGCGCCGGAAGTGCGGCAGGTACACCTCGTGCAGCGCTCGCTCGCCGATACTGACGTCGACCGTGAAGCGCGCGTTCTCCATCGAGTTGCAGGCGTAATGCTTGACGCAGGCCATGGCGTGGCGCTGCACGCCGCGGGCCAGAGCCGCACCCATTTCGCCGACGTGCAGCGGGTCTTCTCCGTAGGTCTCCTGCGCACGGCCCCACGCCGGGTGGCGCAACAGGTTGACACAAACGCCGCCGTAGAACGTGGCGCCCTGCGCCCGCAACTCCTTGCCGATCGCCTCGCCGATACGCTCCTCGAGCCCGGGATCGAAGGTCGCACCCCGCGCCATACTCACCGGAAACGCGGTGCAATTGCCCACCACCACGCCGCGCGGACCGTCGCTGAACCGGATGCCCGGCACTCCCAGACGCGGCACCGTCGCGGCCGGGTACGGATGCCGATAGTATCCCCCCGCCAGCGCATCGAGAATACCGGCCCAGAAGGGTGTGTCGCCGTCGAGGCAGGAACGCCTCTCGTCGAGGGTCATCGCGGCAACCAGCGCCCCAGCCTCCGTTCGGGCGTCGGCCCCGTCGCGAACGCGGCGCGCCGCCGCGGCAAATGGCGTTGTCATGCGTTGAATCCTCCCGGCATCCTGCCCCCGGGCAGACCCGCCAGCCCGCGCAATCGCGCCCGGGGGGCTCCCTTGAAGGGTGTAGACGGCTTGCATAGACTCGGGCCTTATACTGATCGGAGGGCGAATGATCATCCCTGATTCTGCCAAACGTTGGGTCGCACAAATCGCCGATCAAACCACTCCCGACCAGGTCGTGTGGTGCGACGGCTCGGCCGAGGAACACGCTCGGTTGACCGCCGAGGCCGTCAAGACCGGGGTGCTCATACCGCTTAACCAGGAAAAGCTCCCCGGGTGCTACCTGCACCGCAGCCATCCCAACGACGTCGCCCGCTCCGAACACCTGACCTTTATCTGCACGCGAAGCAAGGAAGCCGCCGGACCGACCAACAACTGGATGGACCCGGCCGACGCTCGCAAGACCGTCGGGGGGTTGTTCAAGAAGTGCATGAAGGGTCGCACCCTCTACGTCGTGCCCTTTCTCATGGGCCCGCCGTCATCGCCGTTTTCCAAGGTCGGCATCGAGATCACCGACAGCATCTACGTCGTCCTCAACATGCGCATCATGACCCGCATGGGCGCCGTGGCGCTCGACCATCTGCAGGGCCGGGACAACTTCACGCGCTGTCTGCACTCGCTCGGCGAGCTCGATCCGGAGAAGCGCTTCATTCTGCACTTCCCGGAGGACAACGAGATCTGGTCGATCGGTTCCGGCTACGGCGGCAACGCGCTGCTCGGCAAGAAGTGCCTGGCCCTGCGGATCGCAAGCTGGCTCGGCAAGCAAGAAGGCTGGCTCGCCGAGCACATGCTGATCCTCGGCGTGCAGACCCCCGACGGCAACACCCGTTACATCACCGGCGCCTTCCCGAGTGCCTGCGGCAAGACGAACCTCGCCATGCTGGTGCCGCCGCCGGAGATGGCCGCCGCAGGTTACAAGGTCTGGACCCTCGGGGACGACATCGCATGGTTGCGCCCCGGGGAAGACGGCCGTCTCTGGGCGATCAACCCGGAAGCGGGCTTCTTCGGCGTCGTCCCCGGCACCAGTGCGAAAACCAACCCCAACGCGATGCGCACCATCGCGAGGAACACGATTTACACCAACGTGGCGCTTCGCAAGGACGGCACGGTGTGGTGGGAAGGGCACGACGAACCGGCCCCGGACGAGGCGATGGACTGGCAGGGGATGCCCTGGACACCCTTCTCTTCGGAACCGGCAGCGCATCCGAATTCCCGCTTCACGGCTCCGGCCGTGCAGTGTCCGTCGATCTCTCCCCTCTGGGAAGACCCCCGGGGCGTGCCGATCGACGCCATGCTCTTCGGGGCCCGCCGGCAGCGGGTGGTGCCGCTGGTGTTCCAGGGCACGACGTGGCAGCACGGGGTCTTTCTCGCCGCCACGCTGGCTTCCGAGACCACGGCGGCCGCCGCCGGGAAAGTGGGCGTGCTGCGCCGCGACCCGATGGCCATGCTGCCGTTCTGCGGATACAACATGGCCGACTACTGGGGACACTGGCTCGAGGTCGGCGCGCACCTCGCCCACGCGCCCAAGATCTTTCGCGTCAACTGGTTCCGGACGGGTGCAAACGGCAAGTTCCTCTGGCCCGGCTTCGGCGATAACCTGCGGGTCCTGCAGTGGATCATCGACCGTTGCGCGGGCAAGGGAGAGGCCGAACGCACGTTTCTCGGCTACATCCCGACCCGACGCGTCATTGACCGGACCGGGATCGATGTTCCCGACGCGGTCATGGATCAGTTACTGCACGTCGACCGCGTCGACTGGCTGGACGCCATCGAGAGCCAGCAGTTGTTCTTCGAGAAGTTCGGCGCCCACCTGCCAGGAGCCATCGTCGAAGAGCATCAGGCGCTGGCGCACCGCGTATCGGAGGCGCTCCTGAAGGCCGACTGATTGGCGGCGGCGGCAGGCTGGGCCGCCGGGCTCGGCGGGAGCCGAGCCCTCCCCATGCGATTTCTTCGCACCGTGCACGCAAACGCGGGAATTGTAAAACAGGAAGAAGGGCGGCGTGGTCGCCGTCCGTCTTCAGCAAGGCAAGCCGGTCAGAGGCCGGCGTAGGGGTCGACCTTCTGCCACGCGTCGACAAGCTTGACGTCGACTCCCCCGGCGGCGGCGCGTTGCGCGATGAAGTCCATCGAGATGTCGAAGTCGTCCAGTAAACGCGGCAGGGGCAGCAGCGGCTCCGTCAGCGGCCGACTGAAATCGTCCCAGTGGATCGGGATCACCCGTCGCGCACCGACGCTGGCGACGACCTCGCGCCAGTACTCGTCGCGGTACGCATCGTCGCGCGAGCCGAGGCCGCCGATGCCGAGAAAGACGATCTCCGCGCGCCGGCCACGGAGAGCACCGGGCAGGTAGCCGGCGCTTCCCTGCACGAGGAAGCTCCGCTCGCCGTTATCGAGCAGCACCGAGAAGCTGCCCCCTTCGAGATAGTCGGCGGCGCGGGCGGGTGGGCGAAGCGGCGCCCCGATCTCGCCCATCGCCATGCCGTGCGGGAAGTGACGCGACGGGATCACCGTAACGCGCCAGCGGCCGAAAGTGAGCGTCTCGCCGCCGCGGACCACGCGGGTACGCTCCTCGGCAAGGCCGCCGCCGCGGCCAACGTTCGCCGTCGATTCCGAGCCGACGAGAAGAGCGCCGCTGCGGCGCGCGACCTCGGGCGCATCCATGGCGTGGTCGTAGTGCGAGTGCACGACAAACACGGCCGCGACACGCTCGACCCCGGCTCGCCGCAGCGACTCTTCGATCCTCGGCATGTCCGGCTCGATTCGCATCAGAGCCGTGCGCAGCAAACCCGGCCGGCTGAAAAAGCCGTCGATCAGGATCGCCGTGTCGCCGTCGTCGAACAGGAGCGTCGAAACACCGAGAAAGGTAACCCGCACCGGCGCCGTTTCCGCCGCCGCGGGGAGCATGAGTCCGCGGCGGCGCTCGATCGACGGCCGGTCGTTCCACGCGTACACCAGCCATCCCCCGGCGACGGCGAACAGAACGAGTACGGCAACCGCCAAGCGACGCATCGCCGATCTGCTTGGCCGATCTCGCCCACCACGTCAACACCCCCGACGCGCTGCGGAAGGACCCACCGCGCAGGCTGTCCCGCCGCTGTGCACCCGGTCACCTCGCGCGAGAGTGCCGCCCGCTTACACGCGGGCGATCTGTGCCACGCTGTCGAAATGCCGATCCCGCGCAAAGAGCACGAGATTGTGCTGGAGGACCAGGGCAGCAATCCACAGGTCATTCGTTGGAATCGGCGTCCCCTGGCGCCGGAGTTGCCGATAGACGGCGGCATAGCGGTTGCTGTCGATGGCCAGCTTCATTTCCACAGCTCGACGTCGACGCGATCCTGAGCCTCCAGCTCCGCCTCGCATTCAGGATCGTCGGCCCAGGTGCCCGCCAGGTCACTCAAATCTCGGCGCCGAATGCGTTCACCGGCCAGTCCCGTCGCTTGCAGGAGCGCCTCGATCACCACCTCGTTGAGGCTCTTGTCCTCTTGTTTCGCCCGCCGCCGGAGAGCCGCGTCGACACGCGCAGGCACGTTTCGATTCGTCTTATCGATCTTTTCAACCGCGCCGCTGCACCGCGCGGATCTGCCGCGCCATCATCCATTCCACAATGCGCGGCACCCACCGCTTGATCCGCACGACGAGGCGCGCGTCACGCCCCGGGACGATCACCGCGGCCCGCCGCGCCATGCCGGCCAGCAACTCGACGGCGGCTTCGTCGGCGGTCATTATCCGCGCCCCGGCCGACACCGCCCTGGTTTCCGCCGGTTTGCTCTGGTTCTCGATGGCGTACCCCGGCGTGTCCATGTCGGGCGGACACAGCACCGACACGGTAATTCCGTGCGGTGCCAGCTCGCAGCGCAGCGCTTCCGACAAACCCACCACGGCGAACTTGGCCGCGCAGTAATCGCTGAATCCGATCACGCCGATGAGTCCGGCCACCGAAGCGGTGTTCACGATGTAACCGCCGCCGCGAGCCTTCATGTGAGGCACCAGCACCTGCATCGTGTTCCAGCAACTGTGCAGGTTCACCCTTAAGGTCTCCGTGAGCCGTTCCTGCGTAATGTCCTCGAAATACCCCGGCCTCGCCTGCCCGGCGCAGTTGAGCAGCGCCGCCGGCGTTCCGTGCGCAGCGATCGCCGCGGTCACCACCTCCCGCACCGCTTCGGGGTCGCCAACGTCGAGTTCGTAGTGGGCCACCGTCTGACGCACATCGCGCCGGGCGGCGGCAATCTCCCGACCCGCGGCCTCCAGCGGCCCGCGGCGTCGCGCGAACACAACTACATGCGCGCCCAGCGCGGCGAGACGCCGTGCCGCCGCCAGCCCGAGTCCCATCGACCCCCCGGGAATGAATACAGTCTGTCCTGCGAATTCGTGCGGCTTCATTTAGCGCTCCGTCGGAGTTGCAGCCTGGAGTCTGGCCAAGAGCGGCCGTTCGTCGTACGCGACCCGCCACCGCCCACCGACCACCACCCCTGCGCCCCGCTGCCCCGGGTTCGGCAATCTGGTACGCTCTCCGGCCATGGCGGGACAGATACATACCAGGACCGAGGGTCATATCGGCTGGATCGTCTTCGACAACCAGGCTCGGCGCAATGCCATTTCGAGCGAAATGTGGCGGGCCATCCCGCCCGCCGTCGAGCAACTCGACGCCGACCCCGCCGTACGCGTCGTCGTCATGCGCGGAGCGGGCGAGGTCGCCTTTGTATCCGGCGCCGACATCTCCGAGTTCGAGCGCGCCCGTGCCGGCACTGCCGCCGAGGACTACGACCGGCAGAACGCGCGCGCGGTGACCGCCCTGCTTTCGTGCTCCAAGCCGCTGCTGGCGATGATTCACGGGTTCTGCGTCGGTGGCGGCTGCGCCCTCGCGCTCACCGCGGACCTGCGCTACAGCGCCGACGACGGCGTCTTCGCAATTCCCGCGGCGCGGCTGGGCCTGGGCTACAGTGCGGCCGGCATCGAGCTGCTCGTGCACGTCCTCGGCCCGTCGGCCGCCAAGGAACTCTTCTTCACGGCCCGCAGGTTCCCCGCCACCGACGCTCTGCGCCTCGGCATAATCAATCACATCGTACCCAAGGCCGATCTCGAAGCCGCCGTCCGCGAAGTTGCCGCGGAGATCGCCGGCAACGCGCCGCTGACCATTCGCGCCGCCAAGCGGGCCATGCAGGAACTTCTGCGCGAGCCCGCGCAACGCGACCCGGCTGGAGTCGCTCGCGCCGTGCACGCCTGCTACGAGAGCGCCGACTACATGGAAGGTGTGCGCGCCTTCCTCGAGAAGCGCCGCCCCCGCTTCCACGGCCGCTGACGGCGCCCCGGGCGCCTTCAGCGCTTCAGCGCAGTCCGGAAGCGGTCGATGATCCCGGCGGCCGTGTCGCGCGCGTCGCCGAGGAGACTGTCAGCCGTCTGCTTGACGTCCTTCCATGACTCGCCGGCCGCCGCGGATACCTGTTTCAGCGTGCGCGCGGCCTCCCGTTGCTTCGCCTTCAGGACACCGAGCTGCGCGTCCGCTTCTTTGCGCAGGGCGCGTATGCGCGCACGAGCGTCCACCTCGATCTCGCGCTCGGCCTGGCGGAAGCCACGCTGGATCTCGGCCATGGACTTCTCGAGGTGCGCAACGCCCTTCTGGATTTCTCCGTAGGCGGCCCGTGCCTCGCCGGACATCTTCGCCTGCGCCCGCTGCGCGGCGGTCTTCGGCTTCGCACCCTTCCTCGTCTTCTTGCTCGGCATGCTCGTCTCCTCTCCGGCGGGGCCTGGTCCCCCGTGTTCGTCAACGCCCTATGTCGCCGATCCTCTACCACATGCATCGAGCGCCATTCCACCTCC
Coding sequences within it:
- a CDS encoding phosphoenolpyruvate carboxykinase (GTP), which codes for MIIPDSAKRWVAQIADQTTPDQVVWCDGSAEEHARLTAEAVKTGVLIPLNQEKLPGCYLHRSHPNDVARSEHLTFICTRSKEAAGPTNNWMDPADARKTVGGLFKKCMKGRTLYVVPFLMGPPSSPFSKVGIEITDSIYVVLNMRIMTRMGAVALDHLQGRDNFTRCLHSLGELDPEKRFILHFPEDNEIWSIGSGYGGNALLGKKCLALRIASWLGKQEGWLAEHMLILGVQTPDGNTRYITGAFPSACGKTNLAMLVPPPEMAAAGYKVWTLGDDIAWLRPGEDGRLWAINPEAGFFGVVPGTSAKTNPNAMRTIARNTIYTNVALRKDGTVWWEGHDEPAPDEAMDWQGMPWTPFSSEPAAHPNSRFTAPAVQCPSISPLWEDPRGVPIDAMLFGARRQRVVPLVFQGTTWQHGVFLAATLASETTAAAAGKVGVLRRDPMAMLPFCGYNMADYWGHWLEVGAHLAHAPKIFRVNWFRTGANGKFLWPGFGDNLRVLQWIIDRCAGKGEAERTFLGYIPTRRVIDRTGIDVPDAVMDQLLHVDRVDWLDAIESQQLFFEKFGAHLPGAIVEEHQALAHRVSEALLKAD
- a CDS encoding enoyl-CoA hydratase translates to MAGQIHTRTEGHIGWIVFDNQARRNAISSEMWRAIPPAVEQLDADPAVRVVVMRGAGEVAFVSGADISEFERARAGTAAEDYDRQNARAVTALLSCSKPLLAMIHGFCVGGGCALALTADLRYSADDGVFAIPAARLGLGYSAAGIELLVHVLGPSAAKELFFTARRFPATDALRLGIINHIVPKADLEAAVREVAAEIAGNAPLTIRAAKRAMQELLREPAQRDPAGVARAVHACYESADYMEGVRAFLEKRRPRFHGR
- a CDS encoding SDR family NAD(P)-dependent oxidoreductase, whose amino-acid sequence is MKPHEFAGQTVFIPGGSMGLGLAAARRLAALGAHVVVFARRRGPLEAAGREIAAARRDVRQTVAHYELDVGDPEAVREVVTAAIAAHGTPAALLNCAGQARPGYFEDITQERLTETLRVNLHSCWNTMQVLVPHMKARGGGYIVNTASVAGLIGVIGFSDYCAAKFAVVGLSEALRCELAPHGITVSVLCPPDMDTPGYAIENQSKPAETRAVSAGARIMTADEAAVELLAGMARRAAVIVPGRDARLVVRIKRWVPRIVEWMMARQIRAVQRRG
- a CDS encoding MBL fold metallo-hydrolase; translated protein: MRRLAVAVLVLFAVAGGWLVYAWNDRPSIERRRGLMLPAAAETAPVRVTFLGVSTLLFDDGDTAILIDGFFSRPGLLRTALMRIEPDMPRIEESLRRAGVERVAAVFVVHSHYDHAMDAPEVARRSGALLVGSESTANVGRGGGLAEERTRVVRGGETLTFGRWRVTVIPSRHFPHGMAMGEIGAPLRPPARAADYLEGGSFSVLLDNGERSFLVQGSAGYLPGALRGRRAEIVFLGIGGLGSRDDAYRDEYWREVVASVGARRVIPIHWDDFSRPLTEPLLPLPRLLDDFDISMDFIAQRAAAGGVDVKLVDAWQKVDPYAGL
- a CDS encoding glycoside hydrolase family 3 C-terminal domain-containing protein — encoded protein: MTTPFAAAARRVRDGADARTEAGALVAAMTLDERRSCLDGDTPFWAGILDALAGGYYRHPYPAATVPRLGVPGIRFSDGPRGVVVGNCTAFPVSMARGATFDPGLEERIGEAIGKELRAQGATFYGGVCVNLLRHPAWGRAQETYGEDPLHVGEMGAALARGVQRHAMACVKHYACNSMENARFTVDVSIGERALHEVYLPHFRRLVEAGVASVMSAYNSVNGEWCGQNRGLLTEILREEWGFAGFVVSDFQFGLRDAVRSVEAGLDIEMPYVQQREQHLPAALAEGRLDVALVDAAVERIVATLLRFAHVFEGPGDRGVVACAAHRALSREAAQKSIVLLRNAGAVLPLNGACLRRVAVIGRLAAEPNLGDGGSSDVHPPGVVTPLDGLRAALPGTDVAYDDGVDLACARALASDADAAIVVVGYTKRDEGEYIDVARAADLMHLFPPLTDPEVGAQVQAGVARMGSSGAFAPGGDRRALTLSEADEVLVEAVGAANSRTVVVVMGGSAVLMERWRRQVPAILLLWYPGMEGGHALADVLLGRAEPGGRLPFAIPTDAGHLPDFDREATAVTYDLWHGQWKLDRDGNEAAYPFGFGLSYTSFALSGLSVDGDGLQRRARVTVANTGKRAGSTVVQVYAGVCGSRYDRPVRRLVGFARIEVAAGAAPEVEIPFDLRTLAVREAGAWVVEGGRYELSVARYAGDPQGLVANVEI